tgcccagggaagcccACTGGGCCTGAGGGAACAGccacctcccctctcctcccttcttACCGCAGCCTCTCGCTGATGCCGGCCAGGTTGGTCAAGGCCATCAGCCCCTCAAAGTTCTCCAGGCCCGTGCGCTGCAGGTGCAGGAGGCTGACCAGGGGTCGCACCACCTCGTAGATCTGTAGAGACAGCACACATGGGACTGAGTCAGTGCCCACTGCTGTTCTTACACGAGCCCCTGGTTGGCAGACCTGACCCCCATTCCCCAGCCACAGCACTCACCCGCTCCCCAGGGAATGCCATCTCTGGGTTAGAAGTGATGGTGATCTTTGCCAGGGCCTGTGCTGCCTTGGTCTGCCCCACCTCAGTGccctccagggacagtgggaTCAGAGCCTGTGAGCAGAAACAGCAGCTCATCCTGCAGCCAGCCCACAGCAGCCTCATGTACGAGGCAGCAAGTCTGGCCCCTGCAAAGCAgagacccccagccccccgaGCCCCAGCCACCCAGATCGGTGCAGGGTAACAGCACAGTGGGGTCCCATCCCCTCACCTTGCCTCCTCCCTGCGCAACCACGCCACCTCggtcctctgcctcctccaccAGTGCCAAGAACACTCTAGGGACAaagtgggagcagctggagcaccCAGACAGCTGCAGGGGGCCCAGGCTGCACCGGACTCCTGGACATTCCCGTTACTGTCCAGGAGCCGTCATTCACCATGGACACGTAAGTTGGCCAGCAGGATGCCAGCAGCCTGGAAACCCAGTTCCCTCCTGTCCCTTGGCACACCCATACCTGGAGATCAGCTCCCGACAGGAGTTGGTGAGCGCCGGGTTCTCACTTTTTACCATGCAGGCCAGAGCCGACACCACGCCGGCCATCAGCAGCTTCCGCACCCGCCGCTTCACGAACTCTGGCTTGTCCTGTCCCACAGGTGGGGTCACAGTTGGCTCAGGGGCACCAGCTGGCTGGCGAGGTGCCTGACCTCACCCCTGTGGGCCCCAAGGACACCCTGTCCCACCCCTCCACTCTCCTCCTGAGCACAGCCATACCCCACTCACCTTGGGGTGCTGCTCTGGAATGTGCTGCTTGGCATACTTGGCCAGCTCCAGCATCTGCGGGTCCGGCTCCTCATGGTCGTAGCTGTTAGTGCAATTCACCAGCGTGGAGGCGACAGCATAGAGCACACTCCTGTCCTCCGACTGCAGTGATAACGGTCACACATCACACTCGTggcagggaggagcagccagggctggagcccacCCAACATCTTCCACATACCCCACCCCACAGCGTGAGCCCCACACCCCTTCTGGCATGTTTCCCTGGTGTCAGGGTGCCCACCCTGCAGTGCTTGGCACATACCTTAGCCAAGTGGAACATGGCCTGCATTGCTGCCTTGTCCTCCACAAACTCCTCCTTGACATCTGCATCAAAGGTGAGGTAGGCCAGGCCTTCCACAGCCCAGCGCCGTGTGCCTGCGTCAATGGCCTCATTGCAGAGCCACCTGGGAGAACAGTCCTTGAgcccagctgcaggagctcaTCTGTGAGGCACCCTGCCCACTCCCTCCACACCCGGCCCCACTCACTTGCGGCACTGCTTGGCCAGCTTCATGGTGGAGCCCTCGGCAAACTGCTTCATGCTGAAGTCAGTGCCGCCAGCAGATCCCAGCTTGCAGAGCCCCTGCAGCCAGGACCAGAATGTGGGAGCAGGAATGGGCACGAGCACCCCAGTGTGCCTCCCAGAcccccagcagggaagggcagtgcTGTGAGTGGTGGTCCTGCACCCACAGCCCGCCCCGGGGCTCATCCCCGCCGCCCCTCCATCCCGCCGCACTCACCACGAGCGCACGGATGCGGATGCTGTCCCTCTCGCTGTGCTTGTAGATCTCCTTGAGCAGGCTGACGCCGTTGGCTGTGATGAAGGAGGCACGCTTGGCCTTGTCGGCCGCATGGATCAGCGCCTCCACCGCTACCAGCTGGTGGGCCTCACAGACAGAGGCACACAGGGACAGCACGCTGTCCATGAtgccctccagctccagcaccctGTTGCCTGCGTCCAAGGGGCCCTGCAGCAGGCATGACACCGTCTGGATGGCCCGCAGCTTCCCCAGCAGTTCGTGCCCCTCGAACCAGCCCCTGTGCACAAAGACCACCAAAAAAGGTCAAGCTGATCCcacctgctgcctcctgctccacCTGCTGAATACCCCCACAGTGGGTCTGCAATTGACTTTAGCACTGAGAGTGACAGGTGCTACCAGGTTGCAGGTGACCGAACCCCCGAGCCCCTGGGACCCCCGGCTCACCTCACGTAGTCCTCACACAGGTGGTGGAAGTTTTCCCTCTCGGCATCGCACTTCAGGTCCTCGTACAGTTTGCTCAGCAGGACAGAGGCACTCATCCGGCTGTTCTCCGTCACAGGCAGGCTGCCCGGGCTGCCGCACACCGTGCTGCCCACCTCCAGGATCTTCTTCAGGCCTGGCAGGGGTCAGACACCCTGGTGAGGGGCACATTGGCATGTGCAGAACCATGGCAGAGGGGCACAATGCCCCAGTGGGACGCTACTGGCCATTCCGCTCACCCTGGTCAATCACCCAGAGACTCATGCTGTTGTTGGTCTCCTTTGGTGACTTCCTGGGCACCACCTTGATAAGCAGGTTGAGGGCGTTGTCACGGCCGTGTGCTGAGGCCCCTTccagtgccagcagctccaggaggtgcTTGATCAGCAGTTTCAGGTCCCTAGAGGAATCTTCCAGAAGAGATAGTGCCCAGCAGTCAGTGCCTTGGGCACAGCCTCACCCCCACTGTTGTACAGCTGGCAGAGACGCTGCCATGACCAGGGACTTGTGCCTCCTGTTAACCCTGGACCAAAGCCTGGCTTTGCcacagggagcagtgacagggtggacagcaggagaagagcccacagcagctctgcacttCCCTGGGACTGTCCCCTCCCACCAGCCAGCAAAGGCTGCCCACACTCACCCAGCACCACTGCGTCCTCCTTCCCACGGAAGTCCTTCTGCAGCCCCTCCTTCAGGGAATCGAACATCACATGCAGCAGGTTGCAGGCAGCCAGGGACACCTGCTCATGCTCCACACCCAGCACTGCCGAGAGACGGGGGGCCCCCAGCTCCACCAGGATGGCCGAGGTCTGCAGGTACAAGCACACCTGTCTGCTGAAGGCCCTGGGGAAGCCTTGGCACTTACCAGCCCCTTATCAGGATTCTTCCCTCTTACAAACTCAGGCCTGGCACAtggcagctcagagctcccctgcCTGACACTTTGCAGCCTCCCCAGCGTGGTTCTCCCCTGGTGAGCAGCGGTACCTACCCGGGAGCGGTGGCCAGAGCACAACCCCACCAGCGTGCGCAGGGCTGCCAGCATCAGGTCAGCCTTGGCCGTGTCCAGCAGCTGCGTCAGCAGCCGCACACCATCACTCTGGAAGAtcttctctgctccagcctcctcTCGTGCCAGCACGATCAGGTtctgcacagcctgggaaagGAGACTCCTGTCTAGATCACCAGTCCACCGAACACAGGAACCCCCGGCAGCCACAGGCACCCGCCCTCCACCGTCTCGGGGAGCACATTCCACAGGGGGGAGCCTGGTCTGCCCAGGCAGCACTGCTAATCCACTGTGGACCTGAGAGCACTGATCCTCCCCTTCTCACCTCCCAGCCACAGCACTACCCCCTGCTCCCTGAGCTCAGACCTTCTGCTTCTTGTCCGCGTCCTCTTCTTTAGGATCCAGCAAGATCTGGAACATCTGCTGTACCTTTGAGTCCGTGCAGGACATGGTCTTCATCTGAGAGAGAGCAGAAAGAGCAACTCAGCCCTCCTTGCCTCCCCCAGCTGTCCACAGCCACAGGGGGTCCGGCAGTCGCCCACTGCCCCCACCACTGACCTTCTCGTGCATGCTGCTGCCCAGCGCAcgcagggcctcctggaaggcCTTGTTCCTGGGCTCCAGGCTCACGCACCGCTGCAGGTCACCGACGGCCTGGTCCAGGCGGCCCAGCTGCTGCAGCGCCTGGCTACGGCGGAACAGCGCCTTCACGTCCCGGCCGTCGGCCTCAATGGCTGTGCACAAGAGAGTCTATCGCAGAgcccccagcctgccctggcCTGCCCTGGTGGGCAGCACAGAAGCCAgcccccctcagccccactgACAGTACCTTTAGTTGCATCAGCCTCTGCCTTGGCATAATCCTCCTGCAGAGATTTGGGAGAGGCAAAACCTGAGGGCTGCCCAGGCAGGCCCCACATAGACCAACACCCCCCATtttggggagcagggacaggctgggaacACCGTCACTGCAGACTGTGAGCCAGCCCAGCGGGACACCCTGTCCTTCCCAGAACGCAACCCTCAAGGGATCCCTGTGGAGCCCTAGGGCCCCCGATGCTTTTCAGGTGCTTCTGGTCTACTCAGGCCCCTGAAACTCCTTGTGTTCCCCCCCTGCCTCAGAGACAGTTCCCCAGCGGGAGATCAGAGATGCTGTGACTGCCTGGGGACAGCCCCAGGGCACATGCACAGCCCAGGCACAGACGGGAGCATCCTGGCCCCCACAGCCCACCTGGGAGGTGAGGCAGCAGGGGACAgcgggcagggacaggggaaaAGGTGAGCAGAGACAACATCTGATAGTGCCCTGTCTGGGACCAAGAGCATTCTACTTGGGGACCGACACTGCCTCCGGCGCAGGGAGCACCTGGCCAAGGCAGACAGCCCCAGCCGGCCGGGCAGGTTctgcggggccgccccgccccgcgctcACCAGTTTCAGGTAGCAGGCGGCCCGGTTGCGGTGCAGCACAGCGCGCTCCGGCGCGGCGTCGCTCAGGCTCAGCGCCTCCGTGTAGGCAGCGAGGGCCGCGCCGTGGTCCCCCGCCTGGAACAGCGCGTTGCCCCGCGCCCGCAGTTGCTCCGCCGTCACCTGCCGACGGGAACCGGTTGGGACGCGGCCCCGGGCTCCGCATCGGCGGCTGCCCGGAGACGGGCCCGGGATCCCGGGACAGGGAGCCCCCGGGACAGGGACCCGCCCGCCCCAGCACGCCGGTCtcagccccgagcccccccggtCCCGTCCCGGTCCCGCCCGTCCCCGCTCACCGGCTCCTCCATCGCGCTCGTGACGTCACCGCCGATCGCCCGGGGAACCCGGACGCCACCGCCCGTGTCACGTGACGGGGCGGGGCCGAGCCTGCAGCGCCGCCCCGCGGCCCGGCGGTCCCGGCACCAAGCGCATGCGCCCTCGTGGCCGTCCCCGCGCGTCCCCCCGGCCACCCCCCGCGCTGCACCCCGGGGGCGAGTGCCACCACCCCTGCACCCCTGCCCCGCCCGCCGGGCCCCCTCAACAGCCCCGGCTGGGGCGTGGCAGGCTGGGGGCACCGTGGGAAGGCTGGGCAcggggcaggtgccctccccGGGGTCTGCAGGGTGGGCAGCGGGCGCAGGGCAGGAGGCGGCCGAGGTGGCAGCGTCGGGTCCAGTAGAAGTGGCAGAGGTCGATGGCCATGAGCAGGAGGACAAGGAGCCCGTAGAGCCCAACGAAGGGCAAGGCCAGTGGGTTCCTGCGGGGGGGTGCACTTCAGGAGGGGGCAGCCATGGCCTCCCCCAGCACAGCGGCACTAGGGAGGGCCACCCAGGGCCCAGTGCGGGCTCCAAGGGACATCACAGGCCCAATGCCAACAGCCACGGGAAgtccctggggctgtgctgggatcccCGAGCAGCACACCCAGCCACAGTCCTGCTCACCGGAGTAGCTCAGggctggccaggctggagaggTTCACCCCGGTGAGGGCCTCCAGggccagctgggagcagcaggacttGAGGGCGCgcgggctgggctggcagcagtAGCGGTGGCCGGGAGGGTCAGTCAGCCGTGGGCAGTAGAAGCCAGGGTGGGAGCGGCCGTCACGGCCAACGTAGCCCTCGCAGAGGTGCAGGTTCTGCACTGAGACTGCGGCGGGTAGCAGGGGCTtggagagggccaggagggAGTCCCCACTGCGTGAGCCACAGAGCCACACGGTGCCGGCAGGACAGGCTGCCAGCTCCAGCAAGGTGGCCCTTGCAGGGATGCCACAGAGCAGAGCCTTTCCAGTCCCGGCAGGGATGAACTGGAGCTCACTAGCCCCAGGGGACCTGGCTAAAATGACACAGGGacccttggctcagctctcagcGTGGGCTCCAGCCCCCCGGCAGTGCCTGCTGCAGCCACGGCCCTGTGTGTGCCGTGACCACCAGTGCTTGCCATGGCCTCAACAAGGGCAAACATGGGTGAGGAGGGTGAtggtggcagaggggagggaaagccCTCGGGGACATCAGGTCAGCCCCCATCTCTCCATGCTGAATCTTTCCCTGTTCCCCATGACCCCACAGGGACAGCACTTACACCCCACAGATGTGCTGCAGTGGGACCaaccccagcaccaccacacctcagccaccatccccaGCATGAACCACCACCTCCCACTGTGGACCACTGCCTCCTAGCACAGATGCCCCCAGCCTCTGTTCTGGGCTGTCAGGGAGCAACCCCCAAGGGACAAAGCTTCGTCAGGGATGGGGAGGACAGGTTCAGGGAACAGAAGGGGCAGGAGTGGGGCTGTACCTGTCCCAAGGATGCTGGGGAACAGAGCCgtggtgaggagcagctggagcaggagcccaCCCAGCATCATCCTGGCCGACActgagcagaggcagctctggctCCAGTGGAGGCAGAAACCACAGCCACTCCTGCTCCCGCCTCCATCGCAGCCCATCAAGAGCCACTCAGAGCCATTAGAGCCTCCTGCACTCACTCAGGCTCAGTCCGCAGGGACCAGGGCGGAGGCGGGAGCATCAGTAATGAGCTTCTGGGGCCAGGAGCTCCTTCCCCACCCAGCCGCGGATCAGCAGCCACAGGGTCCAGGGCCCTGGTTGGGCACCGGGAACCGTCCCAGGATCCAGGAGTTATGGCGAAGGCCATGGGCCAGGCCAGGGCATGGGGTGAGTGCCTGGCACTAGGTGGGGGCAGGTCGCCTGTGCTGCAGTCCCTTGGCACCCACTCCCTCATCACCCACCCAGGGGCAGGGCCCTGCGCCAGCCCcctggccccctgccagccaTGACATTAGCCAGGCTCCAGCAGAGGGTCTCCATGCCAGGCATCCTCCAGGTGCTGCAAAGGGCCAagctgctggggctggtccATGCTGGCTCCATGAActcagccccttccagggctgtgggatgcaggacCATGGCCGAGCCTGTAGCATGCAGAGGTGCCGAAGGCTGTGCAGGAATCATGGAagcacagaatcatttaggttggaaaagacctctaagttCATCGAGTCCAATGAAGCCAGAACTGAGGGAGCTCCCCCgcctccccctgcagccctcccCGCTGGCGGTAATTAGCCCCAGGGGCCAGGGAGCTCACAGCCCCTGCGGTTCCCACAGCAACCAGGAGGATGCTCTGGTGAGGTGGTATCAGCACCTgcccctcagctgctgcagcctcagcagagACTGGACTGCCAGGCTCACACTGAAACGGGGCTAAAGGCTCTGGATTTGGGAGAGGCCATTCCCATGCTTCCCCCCATCATTGCTGCCAGCACAAGGAGCTGCCTGACTCCTGTCCCCCTGGTTCCTGCTGCCAAGCATGGCTGGGCCTGGCCATGCCACCAGCCTTTCACACCCAGCTCAAGATCTGGGAgcactggcagggcagggacctCAAAGAGCAGaggacagcacagctctggcagcccaCCCAGCCCACCCAGACTGACCCTGGCCCCGAGCCAGACTCCCCACCTTGGGTGCTGCCCTGTCTCCCCATGGCGCACTGTTCCCATTCACCTGCACGGGAGGCACAAACCACACACAGACTGGGCCCTTGGAAACAGCCTCGTGTTTCCTACGAGCTCCAGGTGAGCTCAGTCTCTAGTCCACAGCACCTCTCCAGGCAACTGCCCACCACCACCAAACAGCCCCATGCTGCCCCACTAGGCCAGGGGAGCCCAGCACAggcccctgccccagccactGGGGTGGCCACACTCCCGGGCAGCCTGTGAACATGGCAGGGCAGCAGTGCCCATcgcaccagcagcagcagagcctggcctGTTGCCCCTGCCAGCTGTGCTCAGCCCACCCGGCACCACATTCCGCAGCCTCCGCCCAGCCCCGGCCACAGCAGTTCATTCCAAAATCTATCTGAGAATGTGGGACTAATAAATtagaaggcagcagcagcctctgcaagTCCAGCGCCTCCTGCCCGCGCCCACCACAgtgctgctggccctgctctcctgcagtgctggtgctgctcccacGCTGCCCAGCcactctgctcctctcccactCCACACACTACCCCAGGCGGATGCGGAATGTGGCAATTTCCATGGGGTCCAGGTAGATGTTGGTGCTGTTGGAAGCCGTGCCCAGTGGATACATCAGCGTCAGTGaggtgggctgcagggagcccagctccagcccctggaaCAGGCCTCCCAGGACcagctggggagagaggagggagaagagaggaggcCTGGGTGCTGCCTCTGGTGCCTGGGGCAGCactgtgcccagggcagcctgaTATGTGGCATGCCAGCCGTGCTGAGGTCCAGCCTGGCTCTGACTCAGTGTGGGTGTGGGGCAGCCTAGCCCTACCTTGCCCTGGCTGGTAGTGCAGTTGAAGCCCAAGTTCTTGGCCTCCAGGCTGCAGTCAAAGCCTTTGCGGTGCAGAATCAGCGCTGCCTCGGTCGAGGGTAGTGAGTCGTCCTGGGGGAAGCCAGGGCGTGAGGCACAACAGTGCGGACAGCAGGGCAAGAGCCCCCCAGAGTCCTGTCACACCCAGGCTGTAGCTCACTTCTGCCTGCAACGTCCGCAAGTTAAGGATGTGGAAGTCGCAGGGGAGGGTGGTGGCAAGGGGCACGAAGGAGCGCAGGGCTGGCACGGCTGGCTTCTCCAGCGCCACCGGCATGACCAGGGCCTCGGCATTCAGGTGCATGGAGGTGATGTGgctcagcagggaggggaagctGATGGGGCGTTCGTCCTGCACCTGCCGAGGAGCACACGGGTCAGTATAGGCCTGGGGAGCCACGGGGccaggcagagcctgggcagggcCCACAGAACGAACCACTGCTCCAGCAGTGCCCCGAGACCAGGCacctgcaggcacagggcacccagagctgcccccacCCAGGCAGgactcccttccccagcacccaAACAGGACCCCATCTAGCTGATGCTCAGACTATGGACCTGCTACGGGCCTGGCTAGGCTAGTGGCTAGCAGCTAGTGCACGAGACAGGGAGAGACAGCAGGGCCAGGCCGGCCATTACCTCAGGGCTGCCAGTCCTGGTGCCAGGGAAGCCCAAGGCTTTAAACATGGAGACCAGTTTGGAAAAGAAGCCGGAGCTCTGAATGGGTGACATGGCGCAAGCATAGAGGGCAGCGAGGGGATGGGACAAGAACACTCTGATTACAAGGGCAACGCAGCTCCACAGGGACAGATCCCACTGCACAGGTCCCACCCTCCTCGTGCCCCCTGCTCCGGGCCCATCCCTGCCTAGAGCCAGCACAATGGGACAGGAGGGGAGCAGATGCTGCATCCCATCACACGTGtggctttctgcaggtgcctcCACCCTGGTCCATCCCAAGGCAAGGCTGGGCATTCCCATCCTGTGGCCTCACAGCCCAGGCACCTTGTTGGCAGTGGTGCGGCGCTCCAGGAGGAGCCGGAATCGGTTGCAGGTTCGCTTGTTGTCCTTCAGCCCCTGGCCCAAGCCCCGGTTGTCATCCTGCATGAGGCGCCGGTCCAGGATCACCTCCAGCTGGCCTGTGAAGAGTGGGTCCCCATGCCCCAGGCTTTACCAGGAGCCAGCCACCCCCCATGGCATGGAGCTCCAGAGACAGCAGGACCAACGCAccctgtgcccagcctgcagcaccCTCCTCCCCTACATCCCCTGGGGAGGGGAGCCCCAGCTCTACAGCAGGTCTCCAAGGCATAGGCCTCCAAGACACAGGCCTCCATCTCACCGCTGCGGAGGCTGGAGACTCCCAGGGCCTGGGCTGTGAGCAGCGTCAAGCGGCTCTGCATGTCCTGAATGTAGGCCATGGCAGGCATGGGGTAGAAGTTGGCCTGCAGCGGCAGCTTCCGCTGGTACCTGCGGGGCTGGATCTGTCAAGGGACAGAGGTCAGTGGCCAAAAGTCTCCCACAGTGCCCAGCGCTGGGTGTCGGGGAactgtcctgctgtgggcaggtgCTGTCCCTCCCTAGGCTTCCACATACCTGGAAACCATTGAGGTCCGTGAAGAAGGTGGTGTCGCTCTCAATGTCGGTGCTGAAGCGCAGGGCCAGCTCCTTGTTGATGTGGTCACGGATGTCCACCAGGCAGGACACATCCAGGGACAGGCCCTCCACCCCTGCAGGTAGGCAGTGAGGGGCTGGGCCCCACAGGCAGCATTGCCCAGCACCACTGGGCCAGCGACACCCCGGCACCACCTCAGGATCTCACCTGGCACATTGTACAGCCGCACCATGGTCTGAACGTGCTCGTAGTAGCTGGCAACCTCTGAGAAGAGGGGTCCCTCCGTCACCCGCACCACTGGGGGGTTCTTGGGGGCATAGGGCTGGGAGGAAGGAGCGCTGTGCTAAGGCTGCTGCCTGAAGACAGTCCCGCAGGCACGGCTGCCAGCTGGCTAACAGGACAAACCCTATACCTTGGCTTCTCCATCAGGCAGGAAGAGATAGGCCCCACTTTTGTCCTTGGAGGTCCTGGTGCCGTAGACAAGGAACTCGCTGCTCACTCTGtgcccctgctcctccccagctctgcgTATGCTCTGCGGGTGCGGGCCAGCACAGCCATGAATGCAGAAGGCAGCAGGGTgaccccctcccctcctccactCCAGAGCCCCACATTCACCTGCAGCAGGCCCGAGTGCCCTGAGAAGCAGGCCTGCAGGTGCTGGTTCTCCAGGCAGAAGTCATCGGCAGCAGCCGGGAAGACTTGCAGGGGCACGGCCTCAGGCTTGCGCACAGGCAGGTCCCGACCGTGCAGGTACAGGCGCGTGGAGGACCTCAGCGTGGCATGGCCGTCCAAGGacctgtgcagctgcagcacacGCAGCCCCAGCGCGGGCAGGCGGGCCAGCACAGACACCTGCAGGCAGTATGGGGACCTGAGCCAGCCCCCGTGCCTGGGGACGGACTGGGAGTCAGTCGGGCAAAGGCCCCCCCCTCTACTGAGGGGAGACGTGTGTGGGGGCCTGGTGGTTTGACAGCTGTGGGAGCTTGTGTtgtggggcagggacagagcagggctgacaGAGTATCCTGGCAGTATGCAGGGATGGGAGGCTGGCATACATGGTATGTGCAGGCTGAGGATGGGGCAGGCAGTGTCATCGGGGCATCCTGTACCTGGTAGACGTCAGGAACCACTTCGGTGGCGGAGCTCCAGGTTGCACTGAGCTGGAAGGGCAGGGGCCGACCCTCCTCGGAGAGCACGTGCACATGCGGGGAGTCCACCAGCATCGTCACCACACTCAGGCGTTCCTGCTCCAGAGGGTTGAACACCACCAGGAACCTGCAGGGGGTCACCCAGGGATGgcatcccagccccaccgcaTCCCAGATGCCCAATGCCCCACACTACCCACAGGTTCACTGCATCCACCCATAGCTTCACAGCATCCCAGATACTCCATCACTGCCTCTCCACAGCCCCACAAGTCCCTAAAGCAAGGCATGAGGCCCTACCGGGGTGAGGTGTCCAGTTTGACCACTGTCTTCTCCGGGAGGGAGTCCTGGCTGGGGCGCGTGTCATCCTGGGGAGAGGAGCAGTGAGAGTTGGGGTATGCCCACACCCTGCCAGCTGGGCCCAGAACACAGGCACAGGCTGGGGCCCTTTCCCCAGCCACGCCTGCATAGAGTTGTGCTCCTGAGGGCATGGGGACAGCATAATGAGGTCCAGGGAGCCAGGGGCAGGCACTGCTCACCATGCTGAGGAAGGGCGCAGCAGGGTCATGGTGATATGTGTCCTTGTCCCCCAGCACAAGGAAGTGTGCAGCGTTGATGATGACGCGCTTCAGGTTGGTAAGGGAGTGGAGCAGCCTGGGGCACAGGCAGAGTGAGCCACCCAGGGCCATTCAGCCACCCAACACCCCCCACCTCTCCCCAGCAGAGGAGCCCCAAAAGACCCCTACACCCAGCCGCACTCACAGCCCTGAGcccaccagcccctccctgACAGGCTCTGAGGGTGCTCCAGCCCCCACACACACCGGACTCCGTAGTCCACAGCTACAGCCTCCTTGGCAGTGCCAGTGATGGCGTCGTGGTGCTGGAAGAGGCCCAGGTTGCGTCGGGCGTTGCTCAGCAGGGCGTAGTCGGAGAGCGGGTACCTGCCGTCGGCACTGGCATGGCGGGCGTGGGCGAGTGCCAGGCTGTACAGGATCTCTGCCCccctgcacagggacagggtcACAGAGGagctctgtccctgtgccccagtgcTGCGG
The DNA window shown above is from Pseudopipra pipra isolate bDixPip1 chromosome 12, bDixPip1.hap1, whole genome shotgun sequence and carries:
- the UNC45A gene encoding protein unc-45 homolog A isoform X2, which produces MPRQRLMQLKTLLCTAIEADGRDVKALFRRSQALQQLGRLDQAVGDLQRCVSLEPRNKAFQEALRALGSSMHEKMKTMSCTDSKVQQMFQILLDPKEEDADKKQKAVQNLIVLAREEAGAEKIFQSDGVRLLTQLLDTAKADLMLAALRTLVGLCSGHRSRTSAILVELGAPRLSAVLGVEHEQVSLAACNLLHVMFDSLKEGLQKDFRGKEDAVVLDSSRDLKLLIKHLLELLALEGASAHGRDNALNLLIKVVPRKSPKETNNSMSLWVIDQGLKKILEVGSTVCGSPGSLPVTENSRMSASVLLSKLYEDLKCDAERENFHHLCEDYVRGWFEGHELLGKLRAIQTVSCLLQGPLDAGNRVLELEGIMDSVLSLCASVCEAHQLVAVEALIHAADKAKRASFITANGVSLLKEIYKHSERDSIRIRALVGLCKLGSAGGTDFSMKQFAEGSTMKLAKQCRKWLCNEAIDAGTRRWAVEGLAYLTFDADVKEEFVEDKAAMQAMFHLAKSEDRSVLYAVASTLVNCTNSYDHEEPDPQMLELAKYAKQHIPEQHPKDKPEFVKRRVRKLLMAGVVSALACMVKSENPALTNSCRELISRVFLALVEEAEDRGGVVAQGGGKALIPLSLEGTEVGQTKAAQALAKITITSNPEMAFPGERIYEVVRPLVSLLHLQRTGLENFEGLMALTNLAGISERLRQKILKERAVPMIEGYMFEEHELIRLAATECMCNMAMSKEVQELFLAEGSDRLKLMVLYSGEEDEKLRRAASGTLAMLTALHPPICKRIPQVTVHWLEILQALLLSPSAELQHRGAVVVMNMMAAAREVAEQLIASEMLEILSVLAKDKDKPRVAQAAQESLAQAVAYGLIKPNPGQA
- the LOC135420621 gene encoding protein shisa-like-1; protein product: MMLGGLLLQLLLTTALFPSILGTAKGPCVILARSPGASELQFIPAGTGKALLCGIPARATLLELAACPAGTVWLCGSRSGDSLLALSKPLLPAAVSVQNLHLCEGYVGRDGRSHPGFYCPRLTDPPGHRYCCQPSPRALKSCCSQLALEALTGVNLSSLASPELLRNPLALPFVGLYGLLVLLLMAIDLCHFYWTRRCHLGRLLPCARCPPCRPRGGHLPRAQPSHGAPSLPRPSRGC
- the UNC45A gene encoding protein unc-45 homolog A isoform X1; translated protein: MEEPVTAEQLRARGNALFQAGDHGAALAAYTEALSLSDAAPERAVLHRNRAACYLKLEDYAKAEADATKAIEADGRDVKALFRRSQALQQLGRLDQAVGDLQRCVSLEPRNKAFQEALRALGSSMHEKMKTMSCTDSKVQQMFQILLDPKEEDADKKQKAVQNLIVLAREEAGAEKIFQSDGVRLLTQLLDTAKADLMLAALRTLVGLCSGHRSRTSAILVELGAPRLSAVLGVEHEQVSLAACNLLHVMFDSLKEGLQKDFRGKEDAVVLDSSRDLKLLIKHLLELLALEGASAHGRDNALNLLIKVVPRKSPKETNNSMSLWVIDQGLKKILEVGSTVCGSPGSLPVTENSRMSASVLLSKLYEDLKCDAERENFHHLCEDYVRGWFEGHELLGKLRAIQTVSCLLQGPLDAGNRVLELEGIMDSVLSLCASVCEAHQLVAVEALIHAADKAKRASFITANGVSLLKEIYKHSERDSIRIRALVGLCKLGSAGGTDFSMKQFAEGSTMKLAKQCRKWLCNEAIDAGTRRWAVEGLAYLTFDADVKEEFVEDKAAMQAMFHLAKSEDRSVLYAVASTLVNCTNSYDHEEPDPQMLELAKYAKQHIPEQHPKDKPEFVKRRVRKLLMAGVVSALACMVKSENPALTNSCRELISRVFLALVEEAEDRGGVVAQGGGKALIPLSLEGTEVGQTKAAQALAKITITSNPEMAFPGERIYEVVRPLVSLLHLQRTGLENFEGLMALTNLAGISERLRQKILKERAVPMIEGYMFEEHELIRLAATECMCNMAMSKEVQELFLAEGSDRLKLMVLYSGEEDEKLRRAASGTLAMLTALHPPICKRIPQVTVHWLEILQALLLSPSAELQHRGAVVVMNMMAAAREVAEQLIASEMLEILSVLAKDKDKPRVAQAAQESLAQAVAYGLIKPNPGQA